The following proteins are co-located in the Pomacea canaliculata isolate SZHN2017 linkage group LG10, ASM307304v1, whole genome shotgun sequence genome:
- the LOC112573198 gene encoding sugar phosphate exchanger 3-like gives MTQWTYYHPVVFTLTFFSYACFHAARKTFSNVKSTMAAEWTPQPENVSITHSAFRTPASLWDGRTMFSTNDDAEEFMGVLDASFMFAYAVGLYLSGFIADRHDLRLVLGSGMCLTAVTVFVFGPLFEWTHFYSKPAYLIVWILNGLLQSTGWPSVVAVMGNWFGKGSRGFILGLWSACASVGNILGALMVSAVLDYGYEYAFLLTSGLLLAMGLIIFVGLVPSPRDVGLPMPDGDESGESIQRKDVDSLKKPLLCASENDDDETVTKEPVIYDIQDTKPKAIGFFRAFLLPGVIPYSLSYACLKLVNYCFFFWLPFYLSNAYNLKEIVADELSIWYDIGGIIGGTIAGFISDRFQKRAIVVIPMLVLAMPVLFIYGLTTLAGTIIKNAVILFWLGSMIGGVANLISAAISADLGRQKALQRNREALSTVTGIVDGTGSLGAALGQVALPYLEVAYSWHTVFYLFMVMTFLTALCIAPIFIREAYEMCKCKYSACLKCTRHEEEMTGIQDCEN, from the coding sequence ATGACGCAGTGGACTTATTATCACCCAGTTGTATTTACTTTGACATTCTTTAGTTACGCGTGTTTTCACGCTGCGCGAAAGACGTTCAGCAATGTCAAAAGTACTATGGCAGCTGAGTGGACGCCCCAGCCGGAGAACGTGTCCATCACCCATTCTGCTTTCCGAACACCAGCATCGTTGTGGGACGGTCGCACAATGTTTTCGACTAACGATGATGCAGAAGAGTTCATGGGAGTGCTTGATGCATCTTTTATGTTTGCCTACGCTGTTGGTTTGTACCTCAGCGGTTTCATAGCCGATAGGCACGATTTGCGGTTGGTCTTGGGTTCCGGGATGTGTCTCACAGCTGTCACTGTCTTCGTGTTTGGCCCGTTATTTGAGTGGACACACTTCTACTCCAAGCCAGCCTACCTCATAGTTTGGATCTTAAATGGACTGCTTCAGTCTACCGGTTGGCCATCGGTAGTAGCCGTCATGGGTAACTGGTTTGGTAAAGGCAGTCGTGGATTTATTTTGGGCTTATGGAGCGCATGTGCATCCGTCGGCAATATCCTTGGGGCGTTGATGGTGTCAGCAGTGTTGGATTATGGCTACGAGTACGCCTTCCTGCTAACATCAGGCCTTCTTCTCGCAATGGGGCTGATAATTTTTGTTGGACTTGTTCCATCACCACGAGATGTTGGACTACCAATGCCAGACGGTGATGAGTCAGGGGAAAGCATTCAGAGAAAAGATGTTGACAGTCTGAAAAAGCCACTGCTTTGTGCATCAGAAAATGACGATGATGAGACTGTAACCAAGGAACCAGTAATTTATGATATACAAGATACCAAGCCAAAAGCTATTGGCTTTTTTCGGGCTTTTCTGCTTCCTGGTGTAATTCCATACTCCCTGTCATATGCATGCCTAAAACTTGTTAACTACTGCTTCTTTTTTTGGCTTCCCTTTTACTTATCTAATGCATATAATCTGAAAGAAATTGTTGCAGATGAGCTGTCAATCTGGTATGACATTGGTGGTATAATTGGGGGTACCATAGCTGGATTTATTTCTGACAGATTTCAAAAACGTGCCATCGTTGTCATTCCTATGCTTGTTTTGGCCATGCCAGTTCTCTTTATTTATGGCTTGACAACATTAGCAggcacaataataaaaaatgccgTCATCTTGTTTTGGCTTGGAAGCATGATTGGCGGTGTAGCTAATCTTATTAGTGCTGCCATTTCTGCTGATCTCGGACGGCAGAAGGCACTGCAAAGAAACAGAGAGGCTTTGTCAACAGTGACAGGTATTGTGGATGGTACTGGAAGTCTGGGAGCGGCGCTGGGGCAAGTTGCATTGCCGTATCTTGAGGTCGCCTACAGCTGGCACACGGTCTTCTACCTCTTCATGGTCATGACATTTTTAACTGCTCTCTGTATCGCTCCCATCTTCATCCGAGAAGCTTATGAGATGTGCAAATGCAAATACTCTGCTTGTCTGAAGTGCACACGTCATGAGGAAGAAATGACTGGCATCCAAGACTGTGAAAACTGA